One Catharus ustulatus isolate bCatUst1 chromosome 16, bCatUst1.pri.v2, whole genome shotgun sequence genomic window, ATTCCCATGCAGTGAATATAATGTTTTTATCCTAGCATTAGATATTTTTATCCAATTTTGCTGTATAACCATTAGTTGCACCTTCCTACATACTGCCACTTTTTAAAGCactaattgtttttttttccttgaagaatgCAGAAGCTGTGCACTTCTTTTGCAATTATGAAGAGAGCAGAGGGAACTACCTCGTAGATGTAGATGGCAATCGTATGTTGGATCTCTACTCTCAGATTTCTTCCATCCCAATAGGTAGGAGACAGTTGTACCAAAATGGTTTGTTTTGTCCTAAATCTGGCATTTTCTTATCTCAGGCACTACCAGGGAAGTTGgttgattaatttaaaaaaaaaaaaaccagaggtGATAATTATAATGAATGCCTTGTGATCAGGGGCAGCTCACTGCTGTGTACTGTGTAGTGGTGGGTTTGGATAGCTGAACTACAAATTCAATACCTCAAGGTCTCTTAAAGTGCATAGTGGAAGTGCATAGCCAGGAAGAAGCTCTAGTATTAATCTCAACTTAAATGTGTAAGTTCCACAAATCAGGTTGTCTTTGTTGGCTTGGATTTGTGACTGTGATTCTGTTACAGTGTGTTACAGTTTTAAACATTAACAGCCATGATGTAGACATTCTAACATGAAATTATACACTCCAGTTAAGATTTTTGTCTCCAGaaagtgggggggaaaaagggcCATGTGGACTGCAGCAGGATGAAAGaagcccagcactgagctgtggtGTGACTGGAAGCGAAGGTGGCGGCTCGTTTGTGTGAGGGGGCAGACACAGGGCCGGGCAGGTGCCTGGCAGGGTCAGCTGATGGCTTGCTGAAGCCTTGCAAGCAGAGGCAAGGCAGAAATGTGAGCCCCACCTCATGAACATACAGGTTTCAGTAGGACTTCAGTCCACTTGGTTTGCTCCTCATCCATGGTTCCTCTcagctgtttaaaaatacacttctgCAGAAGCGAAAAGCAGAAGTGCCAGGGTAATTTAAAAGGTAGATCTTGTGCTATGTATAGAAACTGTGATGACTCAAAATCATCCCTACAGGCCTCCTTTGCTGGGAAACAGGATGTGATGATGTTTAGGTTGTTACCAAATATTTGGCCTCTGAGACCTTGTGACTGATGGGTGTTCAGTGATCCAGTCTTCTTTGCAGTCAGTGATGTTGCTGTCCTGTAGCACTCAGTGTAATCATTCCAGAACCCTGCAATGTCTGTAGCTTATTTCCTACACAAGTTCTCCCTGCTTTGTATCCTTCAGGCTGCACTGAGATAACCTGGCCACTGCTCATGGAAATAGGGGTGAGACACAGGAGCACAATGCTTGTATGCCAAGGAGCCTGGACTTTAGGGTTCTAGAAAGGAGATGCATTATGTGTTCATGGCTTCCCGTTCTTCACACAGGAAATTGGTTTGGAGAAACAAGTCTTGGTCATGTAGTCAAATGCACACTCCAAAGTGTGAAAGTCAGTGCATAGtccaaaaattaaattgtacAGACAGTGCACTGAGGCTTCCTAATCTTCTGGTGCTGGATGGTGCAAGCATACCTCTTTTAATATAGTTTTGTGTACAAAATACTGAATTCTTatggaggaaatattttcttaatggGCAGAAATGGGCAGGGACTCTGCAGTTTACTTTCTCTGGTTGATTGAAACTGATGCCATAGGACAAGACTCCAGTGCTGTGACTGACCCTCCTGAGCCATGTAGTTCCTCCTTCACATGAGGCAGTGCCTTCCTGAGGACAAGCTGGGTTTTATCCCAGGGAACACATTCCTCAGTCCCAAAGGAACTACAGTACAGTGCTTCTTGCACCTTCTCAGACAATggctctgggatgtgcaggaaCAAAGGGTAAATGGAAATTTAATACTTACAGGCTGACCTAAGTCTCACACACAAACTTAATTTATATGTTTCAGTTGTACTGAATGACAAGATTATCTGAAGTTGCCCAGGTTGCCAGTAATGTCCCTCTTGGTGACAGAGGTAGGGCTTGGACTGGGAGAGCAAAACAAGATCACAAGGTGCTTGTTAGTCATCTGTGCTTATCTCTCTGCAACTAAATCCAATAAAACCTTTCATGAATCCGTCAGGGCTCCCCAAGATTTAATAATGATCTGTTACACTAGAATATATTTATCAGCAGAGGTTGAGAGGTAATAAGTGCCTGTGTGGAGAGATAAGAAATAAAGTATAAAAACCTCTAGGCAAAGATGCTCTGGGCTGTCtcttgctgaaaacaaaaattaaaatagtgttCTACCACACTTTTATGGGCAgttgtgcagcacagcagtcCTTTCATCCTGCCTAATAGAGTTAGAAACCCCATGGAGCCAAATGCAAGAGGGATGTTATTGACATGTTTGCCAGCAAACATCCTGGAATAGCTAATGAAACAATGTGTTTTTCAGTGCTGGGAAGGTCTGTTTTGTTTGGGGAGATGCAGAGAGGTGTAGTTTGATGTTATTGACAGCAGCCTGCTGCTCAGTTCAAATGATTCTCTGGGCTTTCTCCATGTCATTATTTTAGCAGGCTctggttgtttttccttctgcaacCAGGCACATTCATGAGCCTGGAGGACATGTACGTTCCTGTCACACTGATGCAGACACACAGCAAGAGTGATGGAGCAGGTTCCCCTCcttggagccagcccagccaccTCTGAGAGCAGCTTTGATACTCTGCAAACCCTTGTGCTGGTCATGGCCCTGAAACGAGTTAGTGCCTGTGTGCCATGCCAGCCTGGAGTTGTTTGACTTCTCCACCACAGTTCTGTAATGGTTATTCAAGCATGTAGTTGTTCCTGGTGTTAGTTCCTGGCTGTGAACCCCCAGCTCAGcttctgtccagcctggctcttACAGCAGTGGGGCTTTGAGGATGCTCTCTCCTTTCACTGGGCCCCTCTGAGGAGGCACAAGGGTGAGGAGTGGTAGGAGCTAGAGCAGACCACTTGAATTGAAGACAGTGGGAGAGAGATTCTGTGTGCAAAAGGGTAAATCAGGGGTAATAGAAGTTTGTGTTATGTAAGACAATGCTATCTCTTATACAATGGCATTCATGTGTGCTAACATCAGCAACAGGATTACAAGTTCTTACAAGCCACACCAGAGCTGATCCTTGAGCTTCCTAAACAACAGTAGCTGTGCTTTGGGGATTTCTAAAATACTTGATTTACTCTCAGAGGGGCTctcagggcagccccaggtgcagTTCTCAAGGACACAGCTCTCAATTCCCTCTAGCTAACAACAGCTCATCCCATGACAGCAGATGTCATGCAGATTTAGTTGTTCTGTGTCCCAAATAGCCACTGTTATTATCTTCATAATAATTTTAACAGATTTATCAGCATGACATGCCACTAAAACAATATGGATATTCTCTTGTTTTCAGCTAAACTATTCAAATCtgaatttataattaatttgtTAACACAGTCGCCTAATGCTCCATTGCTCACACAGGATAATCAGGGTTCTTGTCATTCCCCTGGAATGGGGATTCAGAGCACAATAAGCTTTTGTAACAAAATTACCGTGGTCTGACTTCTTGAGCAGTGGGGAAGATGAGGTTTCCAACTGTTTCTACAAGGAAATTTAAAAGATAATGTTAATCTCTGGCGTTGGCATTTTGTACATTAGAGATCAGGCTTCAAATGAAATTTCTTGCCTCCTTcgaagatttttttgttttttaacagcaGATAAATTGGTTTTGCCTGTAAGCAAACAAGTTATGCTGTAGACTATCAATGGGTATAAATTAAGCACCTtccttgttttaaaattgaagCTTAGTTTCTTAGTAAGTATAAATTGTTGCATCTTTTTCCGTGCAAAACTTTGTCAAAGTAAGGAAATGGGTGTGCCACAGCTCccaacagcagtgctgtgctgtgccctgcccaggcaggctgCACAAGGACAAAGAGCCCAGAGGTTTGTCCTACTTCAAAAGAAGTCCCATTATTAGTAGTTACAAATATACAAATTACACATAAACAGTCAAGCATTAAGTTATGGTTATTTTCTAGATTATGCTTCTCATTACTTCATTGTAACCAGATaaaaagaactgttttctttctttgttctttttaattaggTTACAGCCATCCCTCTCTGATAAAGCTTTTACAGCAGCCACAGAACCTGGTAAGTGAATTAGAACATGAAGTACGTGAAGGAGTTCTCTCTCTCCTTGTCGTGGCCTTTCTCTTCTTAGACTGATAGTGAATGCTAGTGATTCAATTTAACCTATGACAGGATCTGCTTGCTTTACTTCTAGATGAAAAGAGCTTGGTAGTGTTTAAGAAGACACCAGAACCTCTGGGAAGTTTCACAAAAAGTGAACATTTGGGTGGTGCAAGCACTTGATATATTTGCAACCACATTTAAATCATAGTTCAAACATACTGTCTCAAATTAATCGTTTTAGTAatgttttctgaagatttttttgagCCTGAAAGCAAGCCCAAAACCTTGAGAGGGGATGCAGTATCTTGGACATGGTGCCCTACATCTGGAATGCTGTGGGAagttcaggggttttttttgaagttgGTGACTGATTCCCACCTCCTAAGTGCTCTCTAGCAGGGTAAAGAAATGCAGACTTTTGAGTTCCCTGAGCTGATTTCCTTTGTGGAGTACTCATCTCTTTAGGtgagaaattctgcttttcccaggacTAAAATACTTcgagttaaatttaaaaaaaaacaaacaaacaaaaaaaacccaaccaacaaaATACCAGGACTAGAAATGCTGGAGTTATCAAAGGCAGATCTGGATGTTTTGGAATATTTATGAATAGTTATATTAACTCATAAAGATGATTTCTGAGAATAATATCTTCGCTATAATGCAGCAGTAGGCATAGTCagatttcagaaacaaaacaaaaaacaacaaacaaaaatcccaaaaccaatgaaaaaatcaaaaagccCTGTTGCTGGTGGCAGTTGCTGATTTCCCCTCTGGGGAAGGGCAGGTGACACTCCTGGAAGCCTGCAGTGGAGGAACTCCTCCAAAGTCCTGCACGAGTGGCACAGCTTGGGTTGGTGTTAGTAAAGGGATTGGTGTTTTCCTGGAGGGACTTTTCATTTGGTTTGTCTGTAATGCTCCACATACCCTCTCTGTAGCCAGCTATCAACACAGAATGTGCATCTGTTTATTTGAGCCCACAGCAGCTTGATGTCaatgttctgtttttctcagttcTGGGTATCTCATtaactacaaaagaaaaatacacttttctgCTTGATGGGAAATGTTATCAATTGATTGTGACAGCTCATAATCAAATTCACAACAAATTTGTGGTCTTCTCTTTTTGACTTGATATGAAAATTTACTTCTGAACATGAGATTAAAAGTCAAGTAAGATTTCTCATAGCTACTAAACAAAAATGTTGTGTTAACCTGTCATTAGCACCCTTGCttaggttttcttttaaacttgAGTCTGTTGAAACAGTGTTTTGGGAGTAGGACCTTAAACAATTCCCAAAGTCCTAGCTCATCCAGCGTTCTGTCTTGTGTGATACTTGGTTTTCCCTAAGCATCCTGATGAAATGTCCTGAAATGTGTGACCACTTCCACCTTCTGCTGTGCCTCACACTTCTTGGAACAAATATTTGTGTTGAGGAGAAGGACTGAAGGATGCTGATAAATGTGCAAGCTTCAGCTGCACTGAAAATAGGAGTGTTCTGGGGGAGGCTGTGTGTCCCTTCTGGAGACCTATTGAGACTTAACTTGTCAAAGCTCAGCCTTTCATTTCAGCCATTACTTGTTCaacaagaaaagcaacaaacaaaagaaaagggcAAATAAAGCTGCTTGGCAGTTGGCAAATTTATTGAGCTTGTCCTTCTctgagaaaatttaatttaaaataaagagtaGCATGGTATGAATTGAATAAGATTACCCACAAAGACCAAGAGCAGCAATGAATCAATTTTAATCCATGacacaatttaaattaattgcatAAATGTGACATTCATCTCCATTAGTGGACTGGGGAGGCTGAGGGGCTTCTTCCAGAGCTGTTCCTTAGAAATCCCTGTGTGGGCTGCAGGCTGCTGTTCCCTGACACCAAAATTACCTTTCCCAAAGGTGTGACCCCTGATGTGGCCAGTTCACAGCACCACTGAAGCTGGAAGGGAGCTCAGGTGGTCTCTTGGCCACCCTCCTGCTCCAAGATGGGTGGCTGTGAGATGAGACCAgggtgctcagggctctgtcTGGGACCTTGAAGGTCTCCAGAAGAGCAGCCTGTTTCACTGCTTCACTGTTCTCTTCCTGCAAAACCTTTTCCCTATACCCAAACCAGTACTTCTCATGCTTTGATCCATGCCCCTGGCTCCTCATCTTCCATTGAAGAGCCTGGCTCTACCTTCCCACTGTTCCAAAGTGGTCTGTCTTGAAGCTCAGTAAGGATGAAAATGCTGCTGTCCTAAATAAATTTAGCTAATCCAACTGAAAGCCAGTAATAAGGATTTAAAAGCATATTTCCTGTGTGTAAGGAAAATGGAGATTGAGCAGCTAAAATGGCAATATTGAAGAGGAAATGTCAGTGTGAGTTAGCATGCACCTTTCCTAAGGTGTCCTGCAAGAATAAAGTAGTAAGGATTAGACAGGAAAACATGTGCTAAGGCAGGAATAGTAGTCCCTACCTTAAAACTACTGTGCCATGATACAGACTTCTGCCTGGTATTTATAACTGGAATAAAATGGAACTGCTTTGATATCAACATATTTTCCATGTGATAGCAAGAGCTAACAATTCCTCTTCCTTTGTTGTTTCAGAGCACTTTTATCAACAGACCTGCCCTAGGGATTTTACCTCCAGAGAACTTCACAGAAAAGCTGAAGGAGTCTTTGCTATCAGTGAGTTTGAGATATCTGTGGACTGATCACTGTTATTATCATCACTGTTATTATCACGTTGCACTATACTTGTGTTCAGTATTTCAAGagtaattttctgtctttgctgaCAGGTGGCTCCTAAGGGTTTGTCACAGGTGATGACCATGTCTTGTGGATCCTGCTCTAATGAAAATGCCTTTAAAGCCATATTCATGTGGTACAGAGTAAGTAAAACATTAAGATATTTTTGTAGGTTTAGATGTAGAAATGTATATTTACTCATAATCAGAATTGTTACTGCAAAACAAAGGGAAGCTTGGAGATTGTCTTGTTCATTATGTTCTTTATATTCAGTCTAGtataaaatgtttattaaaatgtctttgtcTAAGCTTTTACTTTATGTTGACACAGCTTTAGAAGTtgtaaaggaaaggaaacaaagaaaatgcagatcATAGTCAGCATATGAAAGGCATAGTCAGGGTCTTCCTTGACTCCAGTGTTAAACACCAGCATTACTGTTTGTGGTTCAGCCATAAATGCATTGGTTACAGCTGCAGGAACACTCATGTTggattgtttgggtttttgcaGAACAAGGAGAGGGGCCATAATAATGTCACAAAAGAAGAACTGGAATCCTGCATGATTAACCAGGTAACATTGGTTCTTTACCACACCTACAGATGTACCTCTGGTTTGGGCTTGGAAGGGAAGATTGGGAGGAAAAGTTTGGTTTGCTCCATGTGAAATGGAATCTGGGCTTTGTACATTTAGGAAATGGTGAAATACAGACTGCTCCCAACAAGTATCAGGGAGTCCTCAGGAATGCATGGGGgtgcagcacagggggaggtTTATGGGGTGACCAATGTACTTGGTGAAGGACAGGCTGTGGCAACTTGTGGCACCTGGTGGAAGAGGAGCTCAGGGGGCAGTGAGGGGATGTGAGCCCCTTGCTGACCCCACTGTGTGCTCTGCTTGCAGCCCCCTGGCTGTCCTGACTACGCCATGCTCTCCTTCATGGGCGGCTTCCACGGCAGGACCCTGGGTAAGCTGGCCCTTGTCCCCCTCAGCTCACTCTGCTTGTCCTTAGACACACAGTGGGGAAGCTGTAGGTTCATTAAGGTTTGCCTTGGAAGCCCCACCAGCACTGGAATGTTTGAGTGACAGTAGGAAttgattttatgttttttgaAAAGTCCTTTTCAGACAGACtgttattttcattctgaatcCACAGTTTCCTGTCTGTCTCCTGGGGTACAATCACCACAAACATGCTGTCACTCACTTCTACTGGTTGATATCACTCAGCCCCTGTTCTAAGCATGTTACCTGGGAGTGCTCTAAGTGTGAGCTTTGTGAGCAGTTGTCTTTGGAAGGATGAAACCCACCCTATCTGAGCAACCTGTCAGACTGACAGAGCTTCTCCTGCTCTTCTGGGACAGTGCATGTGGAAACTGATGCTTAAAATCTAGAGCAATCCATTTAAGTCTGATTAAATCCAACTACCCACTATTTCAGAAGACAGtaaaaacacagagcagttaAGAGAATTCTACAGTCAGGTCATTTTTCACCTCTTGGTAGCTTTTTTCTTGTATTGTTCCTACATGGgtattatttcaatttttccctctctgggcTTAGGTTGCTTAGCTACAACTCACTCTAAAGCAATTCACAAACTGGACATTCCATCACTGGACTGGCCTATTGCTCCATTTCCAAGGCTAAAGTATCCCCTGGAAGACTTTGTGAAGGAGAATCAACAGGAAGAAGCCCGTTGTTTAGAGGAGGTAAAAAATTCCCTGGCAGCTTTCTGTTGTTTTTGATTTGAAATAATGAATAGTGTTGGTAGGATTAGTGCTTTTCACTAAAAGAATGTTTTCAGGgattggaacaggctgtgatTGGACCAGCATTCACTGTTGTTTACAGTCAGACCTTTCTCCCTGCCAGCTCACTGGGAATACAGGGCTGCATGAGTGATACCAAAGAGAAATTTCACCCTCAGAACTTCATTGTATCACAGTGAACTCTGCCAGCCCTTACCAAAGGGCCATGGGCTGAGAGAGAGCACAGTGTGGACAGCCCTCTCTGCAGAGAGAGCCTCTAACattatttcagcatttccagcttttccatggCAGCTTCTGGCATAAAGCTGTGATTGTGCAGGGATGGACCTGTGAGTCCACTTGGCCAAACCTGCCTCACTTCAGAGAAcacagaaagcacagcaaatggcttccctggggctgctccagggtaGCTTTGGTGGGAGAAATACAATGCTGGAAGCCATTattgtaaaaacaaacaaacaaaccaaaaagccaAACATTTTCTTAGCAAGTCTGTGCTTGGCTTACCGGCTCCCTTTGGAAACTGTTGCTGTGTACAGCCTACAGGGcctgagggctctgagggggATTTCAAGCACAAACACACCATTAATAGCAGCAACTGACACTAGGAGGTTAATGAGAATTATCTGTCAGCCCCTTACAGCAACAGGATTTCTGCACTATTTAATCTGATTAATTTTCATATATGAGAAGTGGGTGACTGGAAAAAGTGACTTTTCCAGATTACCTTTTCTAATACATTAGCAGAGTTTTGGTTTCTGACAGAAAATCTATCCCCTTCCATATCACCCAGGTGGAATGACAGCTGTGGCACAGTGAGCTGCAGTGGTGCTCAGCACACTGCCAGCTGAACCTGGCTAGAGCTTCCACAGCACTGTAGATAAATGTGCAGTGTGATTAGGACATGACTTAAACCCTTTCAGGAACAAGAAGGCAGTGTtaagtgctggagcagccactTGTTAATCCTTTGTGCTTCCTGGTACCTTTATAGCCAGGAATGCAAAGCTGAAGTTCTGATGAGATTTAATCTAGCTGTGAGGAAGTACACAAATGTTCTGGAAGGAGGCTGTACCATAAGTGTTTGATTCACAGGTGGAAGACCTGATTGTAAAgtacaggaaaaagaagaagattGTGGCTGGAATCATTGTGGAACCCATACAATCAGAGGGTGGGGACAATCATGCTTCAGATGACTTCTTCAGAAAGCTGAGAGATATTGCCAGAAAGGtaataaaacatttctctggGTACTCAGTGCTGGCAAAAACCTGCACCCACACATTGTGGATGTCCCCAGCTTTGCCCTGCCCCAGTCTCTTGGAGAGTTTCACAGACTTCCTTAGTTATGTACCACAATACCTGCTCTCTTTCATTTGATTCACACCTAATGGCTTCCTCTATCCAATAAATTATCTTCTAATTTCAAAGTGAGAGAGAAATTACTCCAT contains:
- the ABAT gene encoding 4-aminobutyrate aminotransferase, mitochondrial, producing the protein MASMLLSRQLTCCLQQNSRLLVFGHRYISQAAAKIDVDFDYDGPLMKTEVPGPRSRELMKKLNGIQNAEAVHFFCNYEESRGNYLVDVDGNRMLDLYSQISSIPIGYSHPSLIKLLQQPQNLSTFINRPALGILPPENFTEKLKESLLSVAPKGLSQVMTMSCGSCSNENAFKAIFMWYRNKERGHNNVTKEELESCMINQPPGCPDYAMLSFMGGFHGRTLGCLATTHSKAIHKLDIPSLDWPIAPFPRLKYPLEDFVKENQQEEARCLEEVEDLIVKYRKKKKIVAGIIVEPIQSEGGDNHASDDFFRKLRDIARKHGCAFLVDEVQTGGGCTGKFWAHEHWGLDDPADVVTFSKKMMTGGFFHKEEFRPNAPYRIFNTWLGDPSKNLMLAEVIKVIKTEDLLNNATHAGKALLTGLLDLQARYPHLISRVRGRGTFCSFDTPNDATRNKLITIARNKGVVLGGCGDRSIRFRPTLIFKDHHAHLFLNIFSDILANFK